The DNA sequence ATCGAGCTTTGGAAATATGGATGCTCAAACACCTAACATCGACAAACTTGCCTCTGAAGGTATTAGCTTCGAGCAGTTTTATGTGAATTCACCCATCTGTTCACCATCTCGAGTGGCAATATCTACGGGTACTTATCCGCAAAGATGGAATATTACTTCTTTTCTAGCTGACCGAGCATACAACAAAGAACGCGGTTTGGCGAATTGGCTCGATCCATCTGCGCCTATGTTGGCAAAAAGCTTAAAAAATGCAGGTTATGTTACTGGTCATTTTGGTAAATGGCATATGGGCGGACAACGCGATGTTACTGATGCACCACACATTACAGAATATGGTTTTGATACTTCTCTCACCAACTTTGAAGGTATGGGAGCGAAGCTATTACCACTTACAAAAGATGAAACTGGCACAGTTGGTAAAATTTGGGAAGATGCAGAAATTTTAGGAGAATCTTTTACTTGGATGCAGCGATCAGAAATTACCACAGGCTTTATTGATGCGGCAATAGATTTTATAGATAAATCTGATAAAGAGGAAAAACCATTTTATGTAAATATTTGGCCAGATGATGTACACAGCCCTTATTGGCCTCCTTATGAAGATTATGGTTTGGCTAAAGAAGCTGGAAAAAGAGGTTTGTATCTAGCTGTTTTGGAAGCTATGGATAAACAATTTGGCAAATTATTCAATTACATTCAGTCGAATGAAAGTTTGAAAGATAATACACTAATCGTATTTTGTTCTGATAATGGCCCAGAGTTAGGAGCTGGGCAGGCAGGAGAGTTAAAAGGATATAAAACTCATTTATACGAAGGTGGTATACGTTCTTCATTAATTGTTTGGGGCCCAAAATTTATCGATGATGCAGCAAAAGGAACTAGAAATACGACATCGGTTTTTTCGGCAATAGACTTAAAGCCATCTATATTGGAGTTTACCGAAGTAACTCCATCTAACAAAGAATTGACTGATGGTGAAAACCTGATTTCGACTTTTCTTGGAAAAACTAGGGAGTCTAGAAATGCACCTATTTTCTACAGTCGCCCACCAGATAGAAAGAATTTTTATGGTTTTAAAAATCTTCCAGATTTAGCTGTGA is a window from the Chondrinema litorale genome containing:
- a CDS encoding sulfatase-like hydrolase/transferase; amino-acid sequence: MNKSTYLISILAFLFLCSCSIKQTNKKPNVILIFIDDMGWADLSSFGNMDAQTPNIDKLASEGISFEQFYVNSPICSPSRVAISTGTYPQRWNITSFLADRAYNKERGLANWLDPSAPMLAKSLKNAGYVTGHFGKWHMGGQRDVTDAPHITEYGFDTSLTNFEGMGAKLLPLTKDETGTVGKIWEDAEILGESFTWMQRSEITTGFIDAAIDFIDKSDKEEKPFYVNIWPDDVHSPYWPPYEDYGLAKEAGKRGLYLAVLEAMDKQFGKLFNYIQSNESLKDNTLIVFCSDNGPELGAGQAGELKGYKTHLYEGGIRSSLIVWGPKFIDDAAKGTRNTTSVFSAIDLKPSILEFTEVTPSNKELTDGENLISTFLGKTRESRNAPIFYSRPPDRKNFYGFKNLPDLAVREGDWKLLCDYDGSRPELYNIVKDPGEQNNLAESQPEKVNELTQKLISWYSMMNK